The DNA sequence ATCTGGCAGACGGAAACAGATATTCCGGACGTCGACCTGATCGTCATCCCGGGCGGTTTTTCCTATGGTGACTATCTGCGTTGCGGCGCGATTGCCGCCCGCATGCCGGTCATGCAGGCCATTCGCGAAAAGGCGGAAAAGGGCGTCAAGGTTCTCGGCGTCTGCAACGGTTTCCAGATATTGGTCGAAGCGGGCATGCTGCCGGGCGCACTGATGCGCAACGCCTCGCTGAAATTCGTCTGCCGCGAAGTGAAGCTCGAAGTCACCAACAACGACACCGAATTCACCCGTGCTTATGACAAGGGCCAGATTCTGCGCTGCCCCGTTGCCCACCATGACGGCAACTATTTCCTCGATACGGATGAGCTGAAGTCCGTGGAAGACAACGGTCAGGTCGTGTTCCGTTATGCTGATGGCACCAACCCCAACGGCTCGCTGAACGACATCGCCGGCGTCATCAACGCCAAGGGCAATGTTCTCGGCATGATGCCGCATCCGGAAAACCTCATCGAAGCCGCCCATGGCGGCAATGACGGGCGTGGCCTCTTTGCGTCGGCGCTCGGCGTCATCGCAGCCTGATAGACCAGGCGGGCTTCGAGCCCGCCTTTTTTAATGCCGGCTTCCGGCTAAGTTTCGGCTTCTCTTCTGGATGACCTGATGCCTCGTCTTCTTCGCCACAATGCCTATAAAGCCACCGCATTGCTGCTCGCGGCAGCCGCGCTCGCCGCCTGCCAGCCGAAATCGCAACCGGCTGCCTCCGTCTCCCGTGCTGCCCTGCCGACGATGGAACGGATTGCTCTTGGCGCAAATGCCTGCTGGTTCAAATCGGGTGATGCGGCATTCAAGGCCTATCGTCTGGCCCCGGAACTCAATTCTTTCTCCGGCCGTCCACGCATCCTGCTCGTGCCGCGCAACAGCCCGGAATCCCGCCCCATGCTGGTCGTCCAGGCAGAAGGCAATCCGGCAAAGCTCGACGCGTTCGGACCCGTAATGAACGAAGCCATCTCCGGCCGCATCGCAACCGACGTCAAGCGCTGGGCGAATGGCGGC is a window from the Agrobacterium tumefaciens genome containing:
- the purQ gene encoding phosphoribosylformylglycinamidine synthase subunit PurQ, translated to MKSAVVQLPGLNRDRDMIAALTKISGSAPVTIWQTETDIPDVDLIVIPGGFSYGDYLRCGAIAARMPVMQAIREKAEKGVKVLGVCNGFQILVEAGMLPGALMRNASLKFVCREVKLEVTNNDTEFTRAYDKGQILRCPVAHHDGNYFLDTDELKSVEDNGQVVFRYADGTNPNGSLNDIAGVINAKGNVLGMMPHPENLIEAAHGGNDGRGLFASALGVIAA